A region of the Paraburkholderia flava genome:
CGATCGACTTCGACGACGGCAGCATCGCAGCGGTCGCCGCCACGGCGAACAAATGTCTGCATGGTGTGCCGGGCGCGGCATTCGTCATCGTGCGGCGCGATGCGCTCGCGCAGGCGTCGAGCCGCACGTTCTATCTGGATCTGACGCGGCTCGCGCGTCTGCAGGATCAGCGCAATACGCCGTTCACGCCGTCGGTGCATGCGTATTACGCGCTGGTCGAAGCGCTGCGCGAGATGCACGACGAGGGCGGCTGGCAGGCGCGTCATGCACGCTACGCAGCGCTCGCCGAACAGGCGCGCGCGGGGCTCGCGACTCGCGGTATCGGCAGCGTGTTGCCGCCGGAGCAGTCGTCGGTCGTGCTGCGTGCGTACCGTCTGCCGAACGGTGTGTCGTACCCGCTGCTGCACGATGCGCTGAAGGCGCGCGGCTTCGTGATTTACGCGGGGCAGGGTGGGCTTTCCGCTGAGCTGTTCCGCATCTCGACGATGGGCGACATTCATGCCGCCGATGTCGATCGGCTGTTGACGTCGTTCGACGAACTGTCGCGTTGATATCGGTGTTGTGGCGACACGGCTAACGGTGGTGCCGGGAGGCTGCCGTTAGCGTGTGCTGCGCGGTGTTGGGCGCAAGCACGATCCGCAGTGACATCGTCGCCTCAATCGCGGCTCTCTCGCTTCCCACTTCCCACCTCTCACGAATGTTTCATCCGCATGCACCGCGCTTCATCGGGTGCGCGTGGCGCATTCCCGCGCAGCGATCGACCGTCGGCGCGTCGAGCAGCGCAATAGCCATCCGGATGCGCGCGTGCGGATAAATCGCCCGGCACATATTCCTGCATTGCGCGCGGCATTCCGCCATCTTTACCGAATCCACGAAAATCCGTTTGACTGGCGCAGAGCCCGGTGTTTGCCGGACGACGTTAGCCGAATCGCGAAACCGGCATATCCGCCGGCAGAGATCTTGTGCGAGGCGCATTAGCCGCTCTGGTGCAATGCCGCATGCGGATTTGTCGCCATTCATCCCGCATGGACGAGCGTTTGAAACGGACCGAGCGGCCCGCGTACAGGCCGTCAGCGGCTTTCGCCGTGGTTTGGACAGGCGCCTCTATATACATTCTCCGTTAACCGGTTTAACTTTTGCGCGACTACTTACCAGTAAATACAGGCCAATGGAGACCCTCATGCGAGGCAACGTTTCGCTGAATTCGTATCGCCTCGTTCTGCCGCCTTAAAAATAAAAGATTCCCCAATTTGCGCGGTCCGATTATTCGTCGACATATCGATTTTGCTTCGAACGGTGATTGAGTCCGGACAGCGCGGAGTAGCTGCATTATTCAAACGATAAATCCGGAGGAGACATAAGATGGCGCGCATCGTGCGCGACGGTTTTGCCGTCGCAAACCTGGTTGGCATAGCGGCCGCAGCGGTACTGATGGTTGCCTGTAGCGGCGGTAATCCGGGGTCGCCCGGCCCGGTCGACGTATCGCAATGCTCGGGCAGCACCTGCGCACCGTCCGGTCCGCCGACGTCGCCGCCCTCGACGCTCAAACTCTGCCCCGACGCACTCGACTACTCGACGACCTTCACCGGCGGCTCGGGCAGCGGCGAATACATCAAGGCCAAATTCAATTCGGCGACGAAGCAGTATCAGATGACGTTCGTCGAATCGGAGGTGCCGACGAGGGCGGGGCAGATCAATGCGACGCGCCAGGGTCTTACGATCACGGGTTCGTACACGACGCCCGACGCATACAAGCCCACGGCCACCAGTACCGACGGCGGGACAACGGCGCCGCTCGCGCTGCCGAGCGCCGAACAGAATCGCTGCGCAATCGTACTGAAGGATGGCCAGACTGCTGACGGCAGCTACAAGATCCCCATCAATCTCCAGGATCCGCCGCTGCTGTTCGTCGGCCAGGGGATCATCGGCGGCTCGAGTCCGGGCGCGGAGATCCAGTTCAATGGCGTACCACTCGGAGCGGGTATCTTTATTGGTGTTGTACCGGACCGCGTGTTCGACTCGTTCCCGTTCATCGGTTTCAGCGAGACGGTGACCGACTTCTCGCAGGTCGCAGGCAAGTACAACGAGCTTGGTTTCCGGATGACGCCGGAAGGCACGACGTTCCAGACCATCCCCAACGAGACCCCCGCGCAGCAGATAACTGGCCTTATCGGCTGGCAGCCGGACGCGATCCAGGCTTCTGAGACGCTGAATGCGGACGGCTCGTGCACGGCCGATACGTCCAAATATTCGTGTATGTCGACCGGTGCGCCGTGGGTAGTGCGGACCAACGCGGACGGTTCCGCCGACAACGTGTTCATGAGCGCGATTCCATCGAACGCGTCGACGTATCCGGCGGTTGGGGTCGGCACTCTGCAGGTTGCGTTTGCTGGCAACACCGCGCACGGCGTGATGATCGTCGGCAAGGTGGCCGGGACGCTGGTGCCAGTGATCGTGCGCGTCGGTGCGGGCCATTCGGATCCGAACGGCAATCTGCTCGCGTCGATCCTCGACGACCAGATCGGCATCTCGCTGCTCGCGCCGGCCACGACGATCGCACCGACTGTGCTGACGGGCGGCTACATTGGTGCGAACAGCGCGTCGGCATGCGGACTCGTCGAATACGCTGGACAGTCGGCGCAGGCGACGAACGTGACGAACCCGGATGGCTCGTTCTCGGTTATCTACCCGTCGGCAGGTGCGTGCATCGACGGCAGCGCATCGTTCAACGCAGCCGTGAACTCGACCGCGACGCTGTTCCAGAACCCGAACGGTTCGCTGCTGACACCGTTCACCGCGACCGTGACGTCCGGCTTCACGCTCGACTACACGCAGACACAGCCCGGCCTCGTCAACGTCACGGCGACAAAGGATCTGCTGAGCGGCACGACGCCGATCTTCCAGGCAGGCGACACGGGTGTGCTCGTCAAGGTGGGTCAGGTGTACGGTCTGTTGATGAACGGCGTGAACCAGCAGTTCACGACGAACAGCCCGTCGAATACGAGCAAAGTGAATCCGTTCCTGACGATCGGCGCATTCGTGCAGTAGCGCCGGTTGTGGTCCGGGGGAGCGTGTGCCGGTGGCACCGGCTCCCCATTTCGTGAGCGCCGGGTTCGCCCGGCGTTTTTTTATTTCCGGCTTATTTCTGGCGCTCGCGACGCGTGCTTCGCGAAACGCGTTACACCGGATCTTTATCCGGCGGACCTTCGGGTCGCTGCGGCTCGTCGTTGTGATGGCCCGGCGGCGGAGGCGTCAGCGGATCGCCTTCAGGATCGCGGGTCGGATCGGCGAGTGGGTCGGGAACCGGACTGGTGTGCATCTCGAGGTTCATGGCGTGGCCCCTCGTCCTCTTTGCCTCGGTGAGCGAGGCATGCATCCGCGTGCCTCTATCAGGTAGCGTAGGCGATCCCGCGCGAATGCGCTGTGCGGTGTGCCGCATGCGTGCCGGTCATGCGTGTGTTCGCATACCGTCAGATCGTCCTGCGTCGCGCTGACGGTCGTGACACCTTCAGCTGCCAGTAGCGTTCGTCGTCGAACACATCGTCGTAGCCGCCAGGGCCGAACGCCTGCAACTGGCTCCCGTACGCATCGATGGCTTCGCGCTTGAGCAGCACGCGACGCTGCGGATCGAGCGTGTTCAGTTCATCCGGTTGCGCGGGCGTGGCGACGATGCCGCGCCGCGTCATATCGACGAGCCGTTCCTGCACGATACCGGCCGTCCGGCGATACAGCGCGTCTTCGTACGCGAACCACGACAGATGCGCGAGCCTCGGCAGGATTTCGCAGCACGCGCGATAGACCAGGATGTGGTCGGCGTGAAACAGGCCGAGCGGCATCAGCAGCGTGTTCGCGGTCGAGCCGTAGATCACTTCCTCGAGCGCGGTCGCGAGCGTGTCGATCGAAGGAGAGTCGTTGTACTGACCGTCGCGGAACGGCATGCGCAGCGGAATCGCATCGAGTACGGACAGCGCCTGGTCGTCCTCGATCGTGCGTGCGTGGACCGCCGCATGGGCGCCGGTAAATCCTGCTTTCGTATCCCATTCGGTGCACATGTCGCGCTCGGGCGGCGCGGCGAATACCGTGCACACTGCGGCATCCGGATGCGCGGCGAGCAATGCGCCGCAACCGAACACCGCATCGTCGAAATGCGGGGAGACGACAAGCAGGCGTGGGCTGGTTTCACTCATGATCGTGAGGTTGCGAGAAATAAGACGTGTGTGGATTTCCGCAAACCGTGTGCCCGCGTCAGCTGCGCCCGTCGTCGAGCGCCTGCAGATCGGCGGGCGTATCGATGTCGCGCAGGATGCCCGGGTCGTCGACGTCGACGCGCGTGACCGCCTGCGACGCGAACAGTGCGCGGGCGCCGGCATCGCCGTCGAGTGCGAGCAGCGCCGCGCGATGCGCGTTGCCGAAG
Encoded here:
- a CDS encoding 2-aminoethylphosphonate aminotransferase, which produces MLLLNPGPVTLTERVRRSLLQTDLCHRESEFFDLQDEARERLVDVYGLDPAKWAAVLMTGSGTAAVESMIAALVPERGKLLIVENGVYGERIAHIAAQYRIAHEVVKHEWMEAPDLVRIVERLDADGSFTHVAVIHHETTTGRLNDLRALGAACRERGVQLLVDGVSSFGAEAIDFDDGSIAAVAATANKCLHGVPGAAFVIVRRDALAQASSRTFYLDLTRLARLQDQRNTPFTPSVHAYYALVEALREMHDEGGWQARHARYAALAEQARAGLATRGIGSVLPPEQSSVVLRAYRLPNGVSYPLLHDALKARGFVIYAGQGGLSAELFRISTMGDIHAADVDRLLTSFDELSR
- a CDS encoding DUF2957 domain-containing protein; translation: MARIVRDGFAVANLVGIAAAAVLMVACSGGNPGSPGPVDVSQCSGSTCAPSGPPTSPPSTLKLCPDALDYSTTFTGGSGSGEYIKAKFNSATKQYQMTFVESEVPTRAGQINATRQGLTITGSYTTPDAYKPTATSTDGGTTAPLALPSAEQNRCAIVLKDGQTADGSYKIPINLQDPPLLFVGQGIIGGSSPGAEIQFNGVPLGAGIFIGVVPDRVFDSFPFIGFSETVTDFSQVAGKYNELGFRMTPEGTTFQTIPNETPAQQITGLIGWQPDAIQASETLNADGSCTADTSKYSCMSTGAPWVVRTNADGSADNVFMSAIPSNASTYPAVGVGTLQVAFAGNTAHGVMIVGKVAGTLVPVIVRVGAGHSDPNGNLLASILDDQIGISLLAPATTIAPTVLTGGYIGANSASACGLVEYAGQSAQATNVTNPDGSFSVIYPSAGACIDGSASFNAAVNSTATLFQNPNGSLLTPFTATVTSGFTLDYTQTQPGLVNVTATKDLLSGTTPIFQAGDTGVLVKVGQVYGLLMNGVNQQFTTNSPSNTSKVNPFLTIGAFVQ
- a CDS encoding PIG-L deacetylase family protein, whose amino-acid sequence is MSETSPRLLVVSPHFDDAVFGCGALLAAHPDAAVCTVFAAPPERDMCTEWDTKAGFTGAHAAVHARTIEDDQALSVLDAIPLRMPFRDGQYNDSPSIDTLATALEEVIYGSTANTLLMPLGLFHADHILVYRACCEILPRLAHLSWFAYEDALYRRTAGIVQERLVDMTRRGIVATPAQPDELNTLDPQRRVLLKREAIDAYGSQLQAFGPGGYDDVFDDERYWQLKVSRPSARRRTI